One genomic region from Haloarcula taiwanensis encodes:
- a CDS encoding sterol carrier protein, with protein sequence MTVTLPTEADDWAAAWRDRINERAAFADSADGFTAAFCFEIRADDAYTGEPIQFSVAIEDGVCTAAGTVADPEYDFAFRGPYSEWVTMLQGDLDISAAAMDGTFDVEGDTMRLLRRQDTIAEMVAAAQNVDTEFEY encoded by the coding sequence ATGACTGTGACGCTGCCGACTGAAGCCGATGACTGGGCCGCTGCGTGGCGCGACCGGATCAACGAGCGGGCCGCGTTCGCTGACAGCGCCGACGGCTTCACCGCCGCGTTCTGTTTCGAAATCCGTGCCGACGACGCCTACACTGGTGAGCCGATACAGTTCTCCGTCGCCATCGAGGACGGCGTCTGTACCGCCGCTGGGACGGTCGCGGACCCCGAGTACGACTTCGCGTTCCGTGGCCCCTACAGCGAGTGGGTCACGATGCTGCAGGGCGATCTGGATATCTCCGCCGCCGCGATGGACGGCACGTTCGACGTCGAGGGTGACACGATGCGACTGCTTCGCCGGCAGGACACCATCGCCGAGATGGTCGCGGCGGCACAGAACGTCGACACCGAGTTCGAGTACTGA
- a CDS encoding ABC transporter ATP-binding protein has protein sequence MTDPILTVDGVDSGYGEVQVLDDLSLTLGEGEIACLVGPNGAGKSTVLKTVFGMLEPWTGSVRLGDREIGGMAPEDIVRIGVGYVPQTENVFGSLTIDENLRMGGVARDGGLDEVVAELYDRFPILDDKRSANAKTLSGGQRQVLAFARALVMEPDVLLIDEPSAGLAPNTAKEVFDDVETVNELGTSILMVEQNAREGLGISDRGFVLDQGTVKFEGEADSLLDDPEVSRLYLGGESRR, from the coding sequence ATGACTGACCCAATCCTCACCGTCGACGGCGTCGACAGCGGCTACGGCGAGGTGCAGGTGCTCGACGACCTCTCGCTGACGCTCGGCGAGGGGGAGATCGCCTGCCTCGTCGGCCCGAACGGGGCCGGCAAGTCTACTGTCCTCAAGACGGTGTTCGGGATGCTGGAGCCCTGGACCGGCTCGGTCCGTCTGGGCGACCGCGAAATCGGCGGGATGGCTCCAGAAGACATCGTCCGAATCGGCGTCGGCTACGTTCCACAGACCGAGAACGTGTTCGGGTCGCTGACCATCGACGAGAACCTCCGGATGGGTGGGGTCGCCCGCGACGGCGGCCTCGACGAGGTCGTGGCCGAACTGTACGACCGGTTCCCCATCCTCGACGACAAGCGCAGCGCGAACGCGAAGACGCTGTCGGGCGGTCAGCGGCAGGTGCTGGCCTTCGCCCGCGCGCTCGTGATGGAGCCCGACGTGTTGCTCATCGACGAGCCAAGCGCCGGGCTGGCACCGAACACTGCCAAAGAGGTGTTCGACGACGTGGAGACGGTCAACGAACTGGGCACCTCGATCCTGATGGTCGAGCAGAACGCCCGCGAGGGACTGGGTATCTCAGACCGCGGGTTCGTCCTCGACCAGGGGACGGTCAAGTTCGAGGGCGAGGCCGACTCGCTGCTCGACGACCCGGAGGTGTCCCGGCTGTATCTCGGCGGCGAATCCCGTCGCTGA
- a CDS encoding ABC transporter ATP-binding protein — MSEQSLVSDGPILGKDDPVLRAEGLEKRFGGLVATDDASIEVERGTITGLIGPNGAGKSTLFNLVSGFYEPDAGSVSVNGVDVTGQKPHEIADQGMIRTFQTPRKPEGMTVREALLVGPHNQTGESIIPLFTSPSTVEQEERRSLEQAQQMLERFEIGDLATQPATDLSGGQMKLVELARGMMAEPDLLLLDEPVAGVNPVLADKLAGFIEELNEEGITFLIIEHDMNFIMRLADPIIVLNQGSVLVEGPPEAVRSDERVIDAYLGGPSE; from the coding sequence ATGAGTGAGCAGTCGCTCGTCTCAGACGGGCCAATTCTCGGGAAGGACGATCCGGTGCTCCGGGCCGAAGGACTGGAGAAACGCTTCGGCGGTCTTGTGGCGACTGACGACGCGTCCATCGAGGTCGAACGCGGCACGATTACGGGCCTCATCGGTCCCAACGGGGCCGGTAAATCGACGCTGTTCAATCTCGTCTCGGGCTTTTACGAACCCGATGCAGGCTCCGTCTCGGTCAACGGCGTCGACGTGACCGGCCAGAAGCCCCACGAAATCGCCGATCAGGGGATGATTCGGACGTTCCAGACGCCGCGGAAACCGGAGGGGATGACCGTTCGGGAGGCGCTACTGGTTGGGCCACACAACCAGACCGGGGAATCGATTATCCCGCTGTTCACCTCGCCGAGCACCGTCGAACAGGAGGAACGGCGCTCGCTGGAACAGGCCCAGCAGATGCTCGAACGGTTCGAGATCGGCGATCTGGCCACCCAGCCCGCGACGGACCTCTCGGGTGGACAGATGAAACTGGTCGAACTGGCCCGCGGGATGATGGCCGAACCCGACCTGCTCCTGCTCGACGAGCCCGTCGCCGGCGTCAACCCCGTGCTGGCCGACAAACTGGCCGGGTTCATCGAGGAACTCAACGAGGAGGGGATCACCTTCCTCATCATCGAACACGACATGAACTTCATCATGCGACTGGCCGACCCGATTATCGTCCTCAATCAGGGGAGTGTCCTCGTCGAGGGGCCGCCCGAGGCGGTCCGGAGCGACGAGCGCGTCATCGACGCCTATCTGGGAGGGCCGTCGGAATGA
- a CDS encoding branched-chain amino acid ABC transporter permease yields the protein MSTLDVGAYSAREKGVVGLLGALGALLLLAVVTGFLAPAYLLYLVGLSAMYMLLSMGLNVQWGYGGMINFSVAAFFGLGAYGTALLTASGSPISGGVSPVIALFGGLGLAAVLAVIIGYPTLKLRDDYLAIASLGLAEVVRIFILNESQWTAGSAGLTGIPLFFSDWPVLGDLTYPYVFYVGGAPLFYTTQSVVTSFLNVVLVTVIVAAVYLFLRRIHRSPWGRVLRTIRTDEDLAETLGKNTFAFKMQAFVIGSLIMALAGVFYSHLVLFVSPQDLQPITTFYVWVAVILGGTGSDRGAMLGGFTIVAIQQGTRFMTDTGALPIGAAPLRLMLVGLLIIFIVRLRPEGILPPERELIWPDSLGGGRDE from the coding sequence ATGAGCACGCTTGATGTCGGTGCCTATTCGGCCCGCGAGAAAGGCGTCGTGGGACTGCTCGGCGCGCTCGGTGCACTCCTGCTCCTGGCGGTTGTGACTGGCTTCCTCGCCCCGGCGTACCTGCTGTATCTCGTTGGGCTGTCGGCGATGTATATGCTCCTCTCGATGGGGCTGAACGTCCAGTGGGGGTACGGCGGCATGATCAACTTCAGTGTCGCGGCCTTCTTCGGCCTCGGCGCGTACGGGACCGCATTGCTGACGGCGTCCGGCTCGCCTATCTCCGGGGGGGTCAGCCCCGTCATCGCGCTGTTTGGTGGTCTCGGACTCGCCGCAGTGCTTGCGGTCATCATCGGCTACCCGACGCTGAAGCTCCGCGACGATTACCTCGCAATCGCGTCGCTGGGCCTTGCAGAAGTCGTCCGCATCTTCATCCTCAACGAATCGCAGTGGACAGCGGGGAGCGCCGGCCTGACCGGCATCCCGCTGTTTTTCTCCGACTGGCCTGTGCTCGGGGACCTGACGTACCCGTACGTCTTCTACGTGGGCGGAGCTCCGCTGTTTTACACGACGCAGTCGGTCGTCACCAGCTTCCTGAACGTCGTCCTCGTCACTGTTATTGTGGCGGCGGTTTACCTGTTCCTCCGCCGCATCCACCGGTCGCCGTGGGGCCGCGTCCTGCGGACGATTCGGACCGACGAGGACCTCGCGGAGACGCTGGGCAAGAACACCTTCGCGTTCAAGATGCAGGCGTTCGTCATCGGGAGCCTCATCATGGCGCTCGCCGGCGTGTTCTACTCCCACCTCGTGTTGTTCGTCAGCCCACAGGACCTTCAGCCAATCACGACGTTCTACGTCTGGGTCGCCGTCATCCTCGGCGGCACGGGCAGCGACCGCGGCGCGATGCTCGGTGGGTTCACCATCGTCGCCATCCAGCAGGGGACCCGCTTCATGACCGACACGGGCGCGCTCCCAATCGGCGCGGCACCGCTCCGGCTCATGCTGGTCGGCCTGCTCATCATCTTCATCGTCAGGCTCCGCCCGGAGGGGATTCTCCCGCCGGAGCGCGAACTCATCTGGCCCGACTCGCTGGGCGGTGGTCGCGATGAGTGA
- a CDS encoding branched-chain amino acid ABC transporter permease: protein MAQILQYLANGLVFSSIIILGSIGLSLVYSIADFANFAHGDTMTLGAYGAFVAFGVFGSLGGTVLGLPIGFFLALAVGMALAAVVAVLTHVLVYKPLDTDSIGLLITSIGVAFVYRAVLQGTFGTDFLQYDISRSGPIPLLLDTLDVAVTQRDVAIIVSAAVLVVALHLLLQRTTLGRKMRATADNPDLARVSGIRTDRVILVMWVVGSALAAAGGVFLALYSQLDPRIGFNILLVVFAAVILGGIGSVYGAMLGGLLIGMLHELTPLLSDVGLPISNAYAPAVAFVIMVAVLLVRPRGIAGDMT, encoded by the coding sequence ATGGCGCAGATATTACAATACCTGGCAAACGGGCTCGTTTTCAGTAGTATCATCATCCTCGGGAGTATCGGGCTCTCGCTGGTCTACAGCATCGCCGATTTCGCGAACTTCGCACACGGCGATACGATGACCCTGGGCGCGTACGGGGCGTTCGTCGCCTTCGGCGTGTTCGGCAGTCTCGGCGGCACCGTTCTCGGCCTCCCAATCGGCTTCTTCCTGGCCCTTGCAGTAGGGATGGCGCTTGCTGCCGTTGTCGCCGTCCTCACCCACGTGCTCGTGTACAAGCCCCTCGATACGGACTCAATCGGGTTGCTTATCACGAGCATCGGCGTGGCGTTCGTCTACCGTGCGGTGCTACAGGGGACGTTCGGGACTGACTTTCTACAGTACGACATCAGCCGTAGCGGACCGATTCCGCTGCTGCTGGACACACTTGATGTCGCCGTGACACAGCGAGACGTGGCGATCATCGTCAGCGCGGCGGTGCTCGTCGTCGCCCTGCACCTCCTGCTTCAGCGGACGACGCTGGGCCGGAAGATGCGCGCGACAGCTGACAACCCCGACCTCGCACGCGTGAGCGGTATCCGAACTGACCGCGTCATTCTCGTCATGTGGGTCGTCGGCAGCGCTCTGGCTGCCGCCGGCGGCGTTTTCCTCGCGTTGTACAGTCAGCTTGACCCCCGAATCGGGTTCAACATCCTGCTGGTCGTGTTCGCCGCGGTCATCCTCGGTGGTATCGGCTCGGTGTACGGCGCGATGCTCGGTGGCCTTCTCATCGGGATGCTCCACGAACTGACGCCGCTGCTCAGCGATGTCGGCCTTCCGATTAGCAACGCCTACGCGCCGGCTGTCGCGTTCGTCATCATGGTCGCGGTTCTGCTTGTCAGGCCTCGCGGCATCGCGGGTGATATGACATGA
- a CDS encoding ABC transporter substrate-binding protein, protein MNDHDKRSIDRRTVIKAAASAGLVGLAGCSGGAPEDGGDGGDGGDGSGSDGESTDSATDSGSETYTIGMVDSLSGSLSAFGQRNQRGKEIALDDVNSVGVGGGTLEISQQDDQSTSQGGVSAAQTLVNQEGVPLLIGTVGSGVSTAIHESVVQNTDVVQISQNSTSPNLTNFPDLLRMPPAGKAQAEAISSLLSEDGNESAALAWINNDYGQSVGEAFIEAYDGEIVYNEPHDQGQSSYSSTISSMSDTDADAWVFITYQPEFATMSQEAFDLGVTDQAAWYGGDSVKGPKVLESAPEGSLDGMKAVVPSVPQDAENYQAFVSEFEERFGEEPTSWSAYAYDAVIVSALAIEAADEFTGSALMEVVRDVTRPEGEEATTYEEAHEILANGGSPSDVDYTGVSGPIDLDENGDPVGLLQVFEVVDHAYESAGFIEG, encoded by the coding sequence ATGAACGACCATGACAAGCGTTCGATTGACAGGCGAACCGTAATCAAAGCCGCTGCCAGTGCTGGACTCGTCGGCCTCGCTGGCTGTTCAGGTGGTGCTCCCGAAGACGGTGGCGATGGTGGAGACGGCGGCGACGGTAGTGGCAGCGATGGCGAATCAACGGATTCCGCGACGGACTCCGGGTCCGAAACTTACACCATCGGGATGGTTGACAGCCTCTCCGGCTCACTATCGGCGTTCGGACAGCGGAATCAGCGCGGCAAGGAAATCGCGCTTGACGACGTCAACTCGGTCGGCGTCGGTGGCGGCACACTGGAAATCTCACAGCAGGACGACCAGAGCACGAGTCAGGGTGGCGTCAGCGCAGCACAGACGCTGGTCAATCAGGAGGGTGTCCCGCTGCTCATCGGTACCGTCGGCAGCGGTGTCAGCACGGCTATTCACGAAAGCGTCGTCCAGAACACTGACGTCGTCCAGATCAGCCAGAACAGCACCAGCCCGAACCTGACGAACTTCCCAGACCTGCTTCGGATGCCGCCGGCAGGCAAGGCCCAGGCGGAGGCAATTTCGTCGCTCCTCAGCGAGGACGGCAACGAGTCCGCCGCCCTGGCCTGGATTAACAACGATTACGGCCAGTCCGTGGGCGAGGCATTCATCGAGGCCTACGACGGAGAAATCGTCTACAACGAACCCCACGACCAGGGCCAGTCCTCCTACAGCAGCACCATCTCCTCGATGTCCGACACCGACGCTGACGCGTGGGTGTTCATCACCTACCAGCCGGAGTTCGCGACAATGTCTCAGGAGGCGTTCGACCTGGGCGTCACCGATCAGGCCGCCTGGTACGGCGGTGACAGCGTCAAAGGGCCGAAGGTCCTCGAATCCGCTCCCGAGGGGAGCCTCGACGGAATGAAAGCCGTGGTTCCAAGCGTCCCACAGGACGCCGAGAACTACCAGGCGTTCGTCTCGGAGTTCGAGGAGCGCTTCGGCGAGGAACCCACGTCGTGGTCGGCGTACGCGTACGACGCGGTAATCGTCAGCGCACTCGCTATCGAAGCTGCAGACGAGTTCACGGGCTCGGCACTCATGGAGGTCGTCCGGGACGTGACCCGTCCCGAGGGTGAGGAAGCGACCACGTACGAGGAGGCACACGAAATTCTGGCCAACGGTGGCTCGCCGTCGGACGTGGACTACACCGGCGTGAGCGGCCCCATCGACCTCGACGAGAACGGCGACCCCGTCGGGTTGCTACAGGTGTTCGAAGTCGTTGACCACGCGTACGAATCCGCTGGCTTCATCGAGGGCTAA
- a CDS encoding proline racemase, whose amino-acid sequence MQRTEFITVDTHTGGEPTRIVLDGIEADTLTGETVREKRDQFAATADDVRKLLMQEPRGHADMFGAVPVPTDRADLGVFFMDTDGYLDMCGHGLIGVVTALIEQGELHETPELTVETPAGLVDVTAEIADGVVRRVAFENVDSYVCGTITVEQDGVPVEARIVYSGNYFAVVDADSLGVTLDREDATQCIDPALELRRAVNDAAPEDPVTGARVTVSAVELTGGGDSDRSCVVFADGSVDRSPCGTGTCARLTLHHADGDLAIGERVEVTGPVGSTFEGYISETSVANGVTVTSPVVSGTAHITGEHTFYRTDDDTLGSFTLA is encoded by the coding sequence ATGCAACGAACGGAGTTTATTACAGTAGACACACACACGGGCGGAGAGCCGACGCGCATCGTGCTCGACGGGATCGAGGCCGACACACTCACCGGAGAGACCGTCCGGGAGAAGCGCGACCAGTTTGCAGCTACGGCTGACGATGTCCGGAAACTCCTCATGCAGGAGCCCCGTGGGCACGCAGATATGTTCGGAGCGGTCCCGGTGCCGACAGACCGGGCCGACCTCGGGGTTTTCTTCATGGATACTGACGGCTATCTGGATATGTGTGGCCACGGCCTCATCGGGGTCGTGACCGCACTCATCGAACAGGGCGAACTCCACGAGACACCAGAACTGACCGTCGAAACCCCCGCCGGACTGGTTGACGTGACGGCCGAGATAGCTGACGGCGTCGTTCGCCGTGTTGCGTTCGAAAACGTCGACAGTTACGTCTGTGGGACGATTACCGTCGAACAGGACGGCGTCCCGGTCGAGGCTCGTATCGTCTATTCGGGGAACTATTTCGCCGTTGTTGACGCCGACAGTCTGGGCGTCACGCTCGACCGTGAAGACGCCACGCAGTGTATCGACCCCGCACTGGAACTCCGCCGAGCAGTCAACGACGCCGCACCGGAGGACCCAGTCACCGGAGCACGGGTGACCGTCTCGGCAGTCGAACTCACCGGTGGTGGCGACAGCGACCGGAGCTGTGTGGTGTTCGCCGACGGTTCCGTCGACCGCTCCCCCTGTGGAACAGGCACGTGTGCGCGATTGACCCTTCACCACGCCGACGGCGATCTCGCTATCGGCGAGCGTGTCGAAGTGACCGGGCCGGTCGGATCAACATTCGAGGGGTACATCAGCGAAACCAGCGTCGCCAACGGCGTCACCGTGACCAGCCCGGTCGTCTCGGGCACAGCGCATATCACAGGCGAGCACACGTTTTACCGGACCGACGACGATACGCTCGGCAGTTTCACTCTCGCTTGA
- a CDS encoding proline dehydrogenase: MIPPIANNFVAGETASGALDHVASLNDDDVKGILNLLGEHYDERQPADEDADQYIELIEEIDRSGLDCAVSVKPSQIGLDVGDEVFVENLERIVAAGDDRGVFVWVDMEDYTTTDVTLDAYERLVTEHEGGIGVCTQANLKRTPEDLERLAPLPGKVRLVKGAYSEPKEVSYKKKERVNEAYRDCLELMFEEFDGGIGVGSHDPAMIDYAKDLHDEYGTDYEVQMLMGVRDDAQRDLAAEGVPMWQYIPYGDKWFSYFYRRVRERKENALFAVRAVLS, encoded by the coding sequence ATGATTCCGCCGATAGCGAACAACTTCGTCGCCGGGGAGACAGCGTCGGGGGCACTCGACCACGTCGCTTCACTCAACGACGACGATGTCAAGGGCATCCTAAATCTGTTAGGCGAACACTACGACGAGCGCCAGCCGGCTGACGAGGACGCAGACCAGTACATCGAGCTGATAGAAGAAATCGACAGGAGCGGCCTCGACTGCGCTGTCTCTGTCAAGCCCTCACAGATCGGCCTCGACGTTGGCGACGAGGTGTTCGTCGAGAACCTCGAACGCATCGTCGCGGCGGGTGACGACCGCGGTGTCTTCGTCTGGGTTGATATGGAGGACTACACCACGACCGACGTGACCCTCGACGCGTACGAACGGCTCGTCACGGAACACGAAGGCGGCATTGGCGTCTGTACACAGGCAAACCTCAAGCGAACGCCCGAAGACCTCGAACGGCTCGCGCCCCTTCCCGGGAAAGTCCGGCTTGTCAAGGGGGCCTACTCCGAGCCCAAGGAGGTCTCGTACAAGAAGAAAGAGCGCGTCAACGAAGCCTATCGGGACTGTCTCGAACTGATGTTCGAGGAGTTCGATGGCGGCATCGGCGTCGGCAGCCACGACCCGGCAATGATAGACTACGCCAAGGACCTCCACGACGAGTACGGCACTGACTACGAAGTGCAGATGCTGATGGGCGTCCGCGACGACGCCCAGCGTGACCTCGCCGCCGAGGGCGTCCCGATGTGGCAGTACATCCCCTACGGCGACAAGTGGTTCTCCTACTTCTACCGGCGTGTCCGCGAGCGCAAAGAGAACGCGTTGTTTGCCGTCCGGGCCGTGCTGAGCTAG
- a CDS encoding transcriptional regulator has protein sequence MSEAQAEHGGLQLTLSIWHPDCWTLEVTDKTAAGLLAHGVYNTQNGSVKGLFTAYADSISEVEDLIDATRDSSLTDSVLELRERHGATGTGSSPGNTTRELFVEYDPDNTISDSLLSRGFIHNDPVRVRHGREHWPVFFADSRDEAESLLDEIREEQSADIEVTRITSAGGGNPQQLRRMDRLSDSQREAFELARQEDYYAWPRGISTRELASKLGVSKTTLLEHLRKAEAKLLDPDQ, from the coding sequence ATGAGTGAAGCACAAGCAGAACACGGGGGACTCCAGCTTACCCTGAGCATCTGGCATCCTGACTGCTGGACGCTCGAAGTGACCGACAAGACGGCGGCTGGTTTGCTGGCACACGGCGTGTACAACACACAGAACGGTAGCGTAAAGGGCCTGTTCACGGCGTACGCCGACAGTATTAGCGAGGTTGAGGACCTCATCGACGCGACTCGTGACTCGTCGCTGACTGACTCCGTGCTGGAACTGCGCGAGCGCCACGGGGCGACTGGCACGGGCTCGTCACCGGGGAACACGACCCGCGAACTGTTCGTTGAGTACGATCCGGACAACACCATCAGCGACAGCCTGCTCTCGCGCGGGTTCATTCACAACGACCCGGTTCGGGTCCGGCACGGTCGCGAACATTGGCCGGTGTTTTTCGCGGACTCTCGCGACGAAGCCGAGTCACTCCTCGACGAGATCCGCGAGGAGCAGTCAGCCGATATCGAAGTCACGCGAATCACGTCCGCCGGCGGCGGCAATCCGCAGCAGCTCCGGCGGATGGACCGACTCTCGGACAGCCAGCGCGAAGCGTTCGAACTCGCCCGGCAGGAGGATTACTACGCGTGGCCACGGGGTATCTCGACGCGCGAACTCGCGTCGAAGCTCGGCGTTTCGAAGACGACGCTGCTCGAACACCTTCGCAAAGCAGAAGCGAAACTACTCGACCCGGACCAGTAG
- a CDS encoding aldehyde dehydrogenase, with amino-acid sequence MSTDDSRRHYIDGEWTTGTGDETFTSQNPATGEALASFHRGTEADVDRALAAAEDAYDEWRSLSHIDRAEYLWDIYHELRDRHEELGEIVTMECGKEISEGLADVTESWHMVEWAAGNARHPHGDVVPSEIASKDAYMRRKPKGVVGCITPWNFPVAIPFWHLAVTLVEGNTVVWKPAEQTPWCAHIIAEMFEDSGIPDGVFNLVQGYGDAGNAIVEDDRVETVLFTGSAEVGHKIASKVGGEPGKIAACEMGGKNAVVITEEADLDIAVHSAVMSSFKTTGQRCVSSERLIVHEDLYDEFKERFVDVAKDIAVGDPLEEDTFMGPLIEDDQVEKFKKYNDLAREEGANVLVDRADLGAEEIPEGHEEGHWVGPFVYEIDYDEDLRCINEEVFGPHVALLEYSGDFDEALEMHNSVDYGLAGAIISEDYRQINQFRDEAEIGLAYGNLPCIGAEVHLPFGGVKKSGNGLPSGREVIEAVTERTAWTLNNSKDIEMAQGLSADIITDE; translated from the coding sequence ATGAGTACAGACGACTCACGACGACACTACATCGACGGTGAATGGACAACAGGCACCGGCGACGAAACGTTCACAAGCCAGAACCCGGCCACCGGCGAGGCGCTCGCCTCGTTCCACCGCGGAACCGAAGCCGATGTCGACCGCGCACTGGCCGCGGCAGAGGACGCCTACGACGAGTGGCGCTCGCTTTCGCACATCGACCGCGCGGAATACCTCTGGGACATCTACCACGAGCTGCGTGACCGCCACGAGGAACTCGGCGAAATCGTCACCATGGAGTGTGGCAAGGAGATCAGCGAAGGGCTGGCCGATGTCACCGAGTCCTGGCACATGGTCGAGTGGGCGGCCGGCAACGCCCGACACCCCCACGGCGACGTGGTACCGTCCGAAATCGCCAGCAAGGACGCCTACATGCGCCGCAAGCCGAAGGGCGTCGTCGGCTGTATCACGCCGTGGAACTTCCCGGTCGCCATCCCGTTCTGGCACCTCGCCGTGACGCTGGTCGAGGGTAACACCGTCGTCTGGAAGCCGGCAGAGCAGACGCCGTGGTGTGCTCACATCATCGCCGAGATGTTCGAGGACTCGGGTATCCCGGACGGCGTGTTCAATCTCGTGCAGGGCTACGGTGACGCCGGCAACGCCATCGTCGAAGACGACCGCGTCGAGACGGTCCTGTTTACCGGCAGCGCCGAGGTCGGCCACAAGATAGCCTCGAAGGTCGGCGGCGAGCCCGGCAAGATCGCGGCCTGCGAGATGGGCGGGAAGAATGCCGTCGTCATCACGGAGGAAGCGGACCTCGACATCGCCGTTCACTCGGCCGTGATGTCCAGCTTCAAGACGACCGGCCAGCGCTGTGTCTCCTCGGAGCGACTCATCGTCCACGAGGACCTTTACGACGAGTTCAAAGAGCGCTTCGTCGACGTTGCCAAAGACATCGCTGTCGGCGACCCACTGGAGGAAGACACGTTCATGGGGCCGCTCATCGAGGACGATCAGGTCGAGAAGTTCAAGAAGTACAACGACCTCGCCCGCGAGGAGGGCGCGAACGTGCTCGTCGACCGCGCCGACCTCGGTGCCGAGGAGATTCCCGAGGGCCACGAGGAGGGCCACTGGGTCGGCCCGTTCGTCTACGAGATCGACTACGACGAGGACCTGCGCTGTATCAACGAGGAAGTGTTCGGGCCCCACGTCGCGCTACTCGAGTACTCGGGTGACTTCGATGAGGCGCTGGAAATGCACAACAGCGTCGACTACGGGCTGGCCGGGGCCATCATCTCCGAGGACTACCGCCAGATTAACCAGTTCCGCGACGAGGCTGAAATCGGCCTCGCCTACGGCAACCTCCCGTGCATCGGTGCGGAGGTCCACCTGCCCTTCGGCGGCGTCAAGAAGTCCGGCAACGGCCTCCCGAGTGGCCGCGAGGTCATCGAGGCTGTCACCGAGCGTACCGCCTGGACACTGAACAACTCCAAGGATATCGAGATGGCACAGGGTCTGTCAGCCGATATCATCACCGATGAGTAA
- a CDS encoding translation initiation factor eIF-1A: MSDNDSRKNLRMPEEDEVFAVVMDMLGANRVKVRCMDGVERTARIPGKMQKRIWIREDDVVLVEPWDWQDEKADITWRYEKQDADQLREEGHIQE; the protein is encoded by the coding sequence ATGAGCGACAACGACAGCAGAAAGAACCTGCGGATGCCGGAAGAAGACGAGGTGTTCGCCGTCGTCATGGACATGCTTGGCGCGAACCGCGTCAAGGTACGCTGTATGGACGGCGTCGAGCGCACAGCCCGGATTCCGGGCAAGATGCAAAAACGCATCTGGATACGCGAAGACGACGTGGTCCTCGTCGAACCATGGGACTGGCAGGACGAGAAAGCCGACATCACATGGCGCTACGAAAAACAGGATGCCGACCAGCTGCGCGAGGAGGGACACATCCAAGAGTAG
- a CDS encoding serine protein kinase RIO, whose protein sequence is MTEGQFGLLDTDDVDSPGDEWEEVDVSDTEADRIARKRDREFSEFRKRIKDADQFKVEASVFDDATYGALYKLVQDGHIDAFGGPISTGKEANVYTALSGETEVAVKVYRINASDFKDMRSYLDGDPRFEGIGSDKKKVVTAWVRKESSNLTRARRAGVRTPEPIAVERNVLVMEYLGTEEGRSKRLSEVHIENPETAYEVVKEYVRRLYDAGLVHGDLSEYNIVFHEGQLYIIDLGQAVTIHHPNADDFLERDCRNVANFFARQGVDAAPADLLAYVREYATPKDEADTAPGSDDDAVPQGTPADRRDDE, encoded by the coding sequence GTGACCGAGGGGCAGTTCGGCCTGCTCGATACGGACGATGTCGACTCACCGGGTGACGAGTGGGAAGAAGTCGACGTCTCCGACACGGAAGCCGACCGTATCGCCCGCAAGCGGGACCGCGAGTTCAGCGAGTTCCGCAAGCGAATCAAGGACGCCGACCAGTTCAAAGTCGAGGCCAGCGTCTTCGATGACGCGACCTACGGGGCACTGTACAAGCTCGTCCAGGACGGCCATATCGACGCCTTCGGCGGTCCCATCTCGACTGGGAAAGAGGCCAACGTCTACACGGCGCTGTCGGGCGAGACAGAGGTCGCCGTCAAAGTGTACCGCATCAACGCCTCTGATTTCAAGGATATGCGGAGCTATCTCGACGGAGACCCTCGCTTCGAGGGTATCGGCTCTGATAAAAAGAAGGTCGTTACCGCGTGGGTTCGCAAGGAGTCGTCGAACCTCACGCGCGCCCGCCGGGCCGGCGTCCGGACGCCGGAACCCATCGCCGTCGAGCGGAACGTCCTCGTCATGGAGTATCTCGGGACGGAAGAGGGCCGCAGCAAACGTCTCAGCGAAGTTCACATCGAGAACCCCGAGACGGCGTACGAGGTCGTCAAGGAGTACGTCCGTCGGCTGTACGACGCCGGCCTCGTCCACGGAGACCTTTCAGAGTACAACATCGTCTTTCACGAGGGGCAACTGTATATCATCGACCTCGGGCAGGCGGTTACGATCCACCATCCCAACGCCGACGACTTTCTGGAACGGGACTGCCGTAACGTCGCGAACTTCTTCGCCAGACAGGGCGTCGACGCCGCGCCAGCGGACCTGCTCGCGTACGTCCGAGAGTACGCGACGCCGAAAGACGAAGCCGACACCGCGCCGGGCAGCGACGACGACGCTGTCCCACAGGGAACACCGGCCGACCGCCGCGACGACGAGTGA